From Cellulomonas fimi ATCC 484, a single genomic window includes:
- a CDS encoding ABC transporter substrate-binding protein produces the protein MTTPRTRRAPGRTRLLAAAVALPLLVALAACSSSAEAQDEAGGSDLQEAADKAGLEVNTTPDQDRIRTTESAEAIALLPDAYKDVDTLTVSVSAYVAPLAFLADDEKTPIGNETDIAQLIGDALGKKVEWEVKAWADWPLALQSGDVDASISNITVTEERKELYDFASYRNDQLGWLTRADSDLESITEPADIAGLTVAVGSGTNQEKILLAWDEENTAAGLEPITVEYFENDGDTILALQSGRIDVSFGPNATAAYKVRVSPDEFKVVGTLNGGWPNTAQIAAATLKGNGLSAAFTAALNHAIEDGSYAQVLERWGLQDEAIEKSEENPPGLPKTE, from the coding sequence GCCGAGCCCCCGGCCGCACCCGGCTCCTCGCCGCGGCCGTCGCCCTCCCGCTGCTCGTCGCGCTCGCCGCCTGCTCGTCGAGCGCGGAGGCGCAGGACGAGGCCGGGGGGAGCGACCTGCAGGAGGCCGCGGACAAGGCCGGCCTGGAGGTCAACACGACGCCCGACCAGGACCGCATCCGCACCACGGAGAGCGCCGAGGCGATCGCGCTGCTGCCCGACGCCTACAAGGACGTGGACACGCTGACGGTGTCCGTCTCCGCGTACGTCGCGCCGCTCGCGTTCCTCGCGGACGACGAGAAGACGCCCATCGGCAACGAGACCGACATCGCGCAGCTCATCGGCGACGCCCTCGGCAAGAAGGTCGAGTGGGAGGTCAAGGCGTGGGCCGACTGGCCGCTCGCGCTGCAGTCCGGCGACGTCGACGCCTCCATCTCCAACATCACGGTGACCGAGGAGCGCAAGGAGCTCTACGACTTCGCGTCCTACCGCAACGACCAGCTCGGCTGGCTCACACGCGCCGACTCCGACCTGGAGTCGATCACCGAGCCCGCGGACATCGCGGGCCTCACCGTGGCCGTCGGCTCCGGCACGAACCAGGAGAAGATCCTGCTGGCGTGGGACGAGGAGAACACGGCCGCCGGCCTCGAGCCGATCACGGTCGAGTACTTCGAGAACGACGGCGACACGATCCTCGCGCTGCAGTCCGGCCGCATCGACGTCTCGTTCGGCCCGAACGCGACGGCCGCGTACAAGGTCCGCGTCTCGCCCGACGAGTTCAAGGTCGTCGGCACGCTCAACGGCGGCTGGCCGAACACCGCGCAGATCGCCGCCGCGACGCTCAAGGGCAACGGCCTGTCCGCCGCGTTCACGGCCGCGCTGAACCACGCGATCGAGGACGGCTCCTACGCCCAGGTCCTCGAGCGCTGGGGCCTGCAGGACGAGGCGATCGAGAAGTCCGAGGAGAACCCGCCGGGGCTCCCGAAGACCGAGTGA
- a CDS encoding LLM class flavin-dependent oxidoreductase, producing the protein MPVEFLGIATTSDASETSERTTAPFDRQYLERIVRTHEEYGWTRVLFAYGSSGPEPSALLAHAAARTETIELLLAHRPNVSYPTFAAKSFATLDQLSEGRLSVHFITGGNDHEQRREGDTLTKDERYARTQEYIQVVKKAWASREPFDHAGDFYEFRDFVLDVTPYEGRTPTISFGGSSDAAYRVGAAEADIFAVWGEPLDRTAEQVARIHREAAAAGRVTPPRIHAAFRPIIAPTEELAWQKAHAVLGRIEARTAALGGTLGRHHPVDAPQNTGSQRLLQIAAQGERFDTALWTATAKATGGAGNSNALVGTPETVAQALLAYYDLGVRVISARGYDLLHDAADFGRYVIPLVREGVAARDAAAAQAA; encoded by the coding sequence GTGCCCGTCGAGTTCCTCGGCATCGCCACCACCAGCGACGCCTCCGAGACGTCCGAGCGCACCACCGCACCGTTCGACCGCCAGTACCTCGAGCGGATCGTCCGGACGCACGAGGAGTACGGCTGGACCCGCGTGCTGTTCGCCTACGGCTCGTCGGGCCCGGAGCCGTCCGCGCTGCTCGCGCACGCCGCCGCGCGCACCGAGACGATCGAGCTGCTGCTCGCGCACCGGCCCAACGTGTCGTACCCGACGTTCGCCGCGAAGTCGTTCGCGACGCTCGACCAGCTCTCCGAGGGCCGGCTGTCGGTGCACTTCATCACCGGCGGCAACGACCACGAGCAGCGGCGCGAGGGCGACACGCTGACGAAGGACGAGCGGTACGCCCGCACGCAGGAGTACATCCAGGTCGTCAAGAAGGCGTGGGCGAGCCGCGAGCCGTTCGACCACGCCGGCGACTTCTACGAGTTCCGCGACTTCGTGCTCGACGTCACGCCGTACGAGGGTCGCACCCCGACGATCTCGTTCGGCGGCTCGTCCGACGCCGCGTACCGGGTGGGCGCCGCCGAGGCCGACATCTTCGCCGTGTGGGGCGAGCCGCTCGACCGGACCGCCGAGCAGGTCGCGCGCATCCACCGCGAGGCCGCCGCCGCGGGCCGCGTCACCCCGCCGCGCATCCACGCCGCGTTCCGGCCGATCATCGCGCCGACCGAGGAGCTCGCCTGGCAGAAGGCGCACGCGGTCCTCGGCCGTATCGAGGCGCGCACGGCGGCGCTCGGCGGCACGCTCGGCCGCCACCACCCGGTCGACGCCCCGCAGAACACCGGGTCGCAGCGCCTCCTGCAGATCGCTGCGCAGGGCGAGCGGTTCGACACCGCGCTCTGGACCGCCACGGCGAAGGCGACCGGCGGGGCGGGCAACTCGAACGCGCTGGTGGGCACGCCCGAGACCGTCGCCCAGGCGCTGCTCGCCTACTACGACCTCGGCGTCCGCGTGATCTCCGCGCGCGGGTACGACCTGCTGCACGACGCCGCCGACTTCGGCCGCTACGTCATCCCGCTCGTCCGCGAGGGTGTCGCCGCGCGCGACGCCGCCGCGGCGCAGGCCGCCTGA
- a CDS encoding FAD-dependent oxidoreductase has product MSLVDHVVVGGGVMGSAAAWQLARRGRDVVLLERFAPGHAHGASHGSGRIYRTTYTQAEYLDLAQEALPLWSAVADEADVAPVLKHTDGISHGPGLQDLADALAARRVAARLVDPAEAAERWPGLRFELPVLHESRTAGRLHADRAVEALQRAARRHGASVRHGEQVTALVPVPGGVLVRTATDELVARSVVVAVGAWTQRLLTAADGPDARDVSDGLPPLVVTQEQPAHVALRPHAPTPESWPVFTHQPRDLAGWPSGTYGLVDPVEGLKIGFHGVGPVTDPDRRTYRPEPGQLALLRDYVRAWVPGADPDHLVPVSCTYTTTPDHDFVLDRRGRVVVAAGFSGHGFKFAPAVGRVLADLAAEDPDIPSRAVAARFALHRLGTRAPA; this is encoded by the coding sequence ATGAGCCTCGTGGACCACGTCGTCGTCGGCGGCGGCGTGATGGGCTCCGCCGCCGCCTGGCAGCTCGCCCGGCGCGGCCGGGACGTCGTGCTGCTCGAGCGGTTCGCGCCCGGCCACGCGCACGGCGCGTCGCACGGCAGCGGCCGCATCTACCGCACGACCTACACGCAGGCCGAGTACCTGGACCTCGCGCAGGAGGCGCTCCCGCTGTGGTCGGCCGTCGCCGACGAGGCCGACGTGGCGCCCGTGCTCAAGCACACCGACGGGATCAGCCACGGCCCGGGCCTGCAGGACCTCGCGGACGCACTGGCCGCGCGCCGCGTCGCCGCCCGGCTCGTCGACCCCGCCGAGGCGGCGGAGCGGTGGCCCGGGCTGAGGTTCGAGCTGCCGGTCCTGCACGAGAGCCGCACCGCCGGTCGCCTGCACGCCGACCGCGCGGTCGAGGCGCTGCAGCGCGCCGCGCGCCGGCACGGTGCGAGCGTCCGGCACGGCGAGCAGGTCACCGCGCTCGTGCCCGTCCCCGGGGGTGTGCTGGTCCGGACCGCGACCGACGAGCTCGTCGCCCGCTCGGTCGTCGTCGCCGTCGGCGCCTGGACGCAGCGGCTCCTGACCGCGGCGGACGGCCCGGACGCGCGGGACGTCTCCGACGGGCTGCCGCCGCTCGTCGTCACGCAGGAGCAGCCGGCGCACGTCGCGCTGCGCCCGCACGCGCCCACCCCCGAGAGCTGGCCGGTGTTCACGCACCAGCCGCGCGACCTCGCCGGATGGCCCAGCGGGACCTACGGGCTCGTCGACCCGGTGGAGGGCCTGAAGATCGGGTTCCACGGGGTCGGACCCGTGACCGACCCCGACCGGCGGACCTACCGGCCCGAGCCGGGGCAGCTCGCGCTGCTGCGCGACTACGTCCGGGCCTGGGTGCCGGGTGCGGACCCCGACCACCTCGTCCCCGTCTCCTGCACCTACACGACGACGCCCGACCACGACTTCGTGCTCGACCGCCGCGGCCGCGTGGTCGTCGCCGCGGGCTTCTCCGGCCACGGCTTCAAGTTCGCCCCGGCCGTCGGGCGCGTCCTCGCCGACCTCGCCGCGGAGGACCCCGACATACCCTCGCGGGCCGTCGCCGCCCGGTTCGCGCTGCACCGGCTCGGCACCCGCGCCCCCGCCTGA
- a CDS encoding LLM class flavin-dependent oxidoreductase produces MSPTTPARVPLSILDLAVVGEGATGQDAIRASLDLAVRADALGYRRFWFAEHHLAPGVASASPAVLAALTAERTARIRVGSGAVLLSTTSPLVAAEQFGAVAALHPGRVDLGLGRAFAPPASGATSTAPGAATGAEVAATAAAPAASAAPHRAPQPARDVDGLHVPAAPPLDRGDSALRERFLAQARVVGASRTPGVFREELEVVLGLLAGTFHDADGRHHVSPPVQGAGLDVWVLASSGGESARVAGELGLPLAANYHVSPATVLETVEQYRAAFRPGVLDAPYVVVSADVLAAETDERAAALADGFADWVLSIRGGGGAATYRRPGTGTRWEDRPEDERALLLDRVSTRFVGSAATVVARLEALQRVTGADELLLTTEVHDPDDRVRSFELVAQAWAAPAARATHAADREPVSAAV; encoded by the coding sequence ATGAGCCCCACCACCCCCGCCCGCGTCCCGCTCTCGATCCTCGACCTCGCGGTCGTCGGCGAGGGCGCCACGGGGCAGGACGCGATCCGCGCCAGCCTCGACCTCGCGGTGCGGGCCGACGCGCTCGGCTACCGCCGGTTCTGGTTCGCCGAGCACCACCTCGCGCCCGGGGTCGCCTCGGCGTCGCCCGCCGTGCTCGCCGCGCTGACGGCCGAGCGCACCGCGCGGATCAGGGTCGGGTCGGGCGCGGTGCTGCTCAGCACCACGAGCCCGCTCGTCGCGGCCGAGCAGTTCGGTGCCGTCGCCGCGCTGCACCCCGGACGCGTCGACCTCGGCCTCGGCCGGGCGTTCGCACCACCCGCGTCCGGCGCGACGTCGACGGCGCCCGGAGCGGCGACCGGAGCCGAGGTGGCCGCGACCGCAGCCGCGCCGGCCGCGTCCGCTGCGCCGCACCGCGCGCCGCAGCCCGCGCGCGACGTCGACGGTCTGCACGTCCCCGCGGCCCCGCCGCTCGACCGCGGCGACTCGGCGCTGCGCGAGCGGTTCCTCGCGCAGGCCCGCGTCGTCGGCGCGAGCCGCACGCCCGGCGTCTTCCGCGAGGAGCTCGAGGTCGTCCTCGGGCTCCTCGCCGGGACGTTCCACGACGCCGACGGCCGGCACCACGTCAGCCCGCCCGTGCAGGGCGCCGGCCTCGACGTGTGGGTCCTCGCGTCGAGCGGCGGCGAGAGCGCCCGCGTCGCGGGCGAGCTGGGCCTGCCGCTCGCCGCGAACTACCACGTGAGCCCCGCGACGGTGCTGGAGACCGTCGAGCAGTACCGCGCGGCGTTCCGGCCGGGCGTGCTCGACGCGCCGTACGTCGTGGTGTCCGCCGACGTGCTCGCCGCCGAGACGGACGAGCGGGCCGCGGCGCTGGCCGACGGGTTCGCCGACTGGGTGCTGTCGATCCGCGGCGGCGGCGGGGCGGCCACCTACCGCCGCCCCGGCACGGGCACCCGCTGGGAGGACCGCCCCGAGGACGAGCGGGCGTTGCTGCTCGACCGCGTGAGCACGCGGTTCGTCGGCAGCGCGGCGACCGTCGTCGCGCGGCTGGAGGCGCTGCAGCGCGTGACGGGCGCCGACGAGCTCCTGCTCACCACCGAGGTGCACGACCCGGACGACCGCGTGCGCTCGTTCGAGCTCGTCGCGCAGGCGTGGGCGGCACCCGCCGCACGCGCCACCCACGCCGCGGACCGCGAGCCCGTCTCCGCAGCCGTCTGA